The following are encoded in a window of Thermodesulfobacterium geofontis OPF15 genomic DNA:
- the rpsG gene encoding 30S ribosomal protein S7: MPRKGPVPKREIPPDPKFRSVLVAKFINNLMKDGKKNIARKIFYEALEKLREKSGGEDPLKIFEKAVENVKPLLETRTRRVGGANYQVPVEVRPERQISLAIKWIINAARSRHEKTMVERLANELWDAYNEKGAAIKKRDDTHKMAESNRVFAHYRW, encoded by the coding sequence ATGCCGCGAAAAGGACCAGTACCAAAAAGAGAAATTCCTCCAGATCCTAAATTTAGAAGTGTTTTGGTAGCTAAATTCATAAATAATCTTATGAAAGATGGTAAAAAAAATATAGCTCGTAAAATTTTTTATGAAGCCTTAGAAAAATTAAGAGAAAAATCAGGAGGTGAAGATCCGCTAAAAATTTTTGAAAAGGCTGTGGAAAATGTTAAACCTTTACTTGAAACTCGTACCCGTAGAGTTGGTGGAGCAAATTATCAAGTGCCTGTGGAGGTAAGACCTGAGAGACAGATTTCACTTGCTATAAAATGGATTATTAATGCTGCAAGAAGTCGTCATGAAAAAACTATGGTTGAGAGATTAGCTAATGAATTGTGGGATGCCTATAATGAAAAGGGAGCTGCTATAAAGAAAAGAGACGATACTCACAAGATGGCAGAATCTAATAGAGTTTTTGCTCATTATCGCTGGTAA
- the rpsL gene encoding 30S ribosomal protein S12, translating to MPTINQLVRLGRGKKIRKSRAPALQGCPQKRGVCVRVYTVTPKKPNSALRKVARVRLTNGIEITAYIPGIGHNLQEHSVVLVRGGRVRDLPGVRYKIIRGALDAAGVQNRRKSRSKYGTPKPK from the coding sequence ATGCCGACTATTAACCAGTTAGTAAGATTGGGAAGAGGTAAGAAAATTAGAAAATCAAGAGCTCCTGCTTTGCAGGGGTGCCCTCAAAAAAGAGGGGTTTGTGTAAGAGTTTATACAGTAACACCAAAAAAACCTAACTCTGCTTTGAGAAAAGTTGCTAGAGTAAGACTTACTAATGGAATAGAAATTACTGCTTATATTCCTGGTATTGGACATAATTTGCAGGAACATTCAGTAGTATTAGTAAGAGGTGGGCGTGTAAGAGATTTACCTGGAGTAAGATATAAAATTATAAGAGGAGCTTTGGATGCAGCAGGGGTACAGAATAGAAGAAAATCTCGTTCTAAATATGGAACACCAAAACCTAAATAA